DNA sequence from the Parasphaerochaeta coccoides DSM 17374 genome:
CAGGGCTGTGCGTACCGACTCTTCTACGCTGAAATCTCCGGGAGAGATTACCGGCAGCGAGAAAAGGTTCATCTCCCTGCTTCCTTTCTCCCTGACCGCCGACCAAGAGACGGTTCTTAAGGAAATCAGGATGGATTTGGACTCATCTTCTCCTATGAACAGGATGCTCCAGGGAGATGTAGGAAGCGGCAAGACATTGGTAGCATGGATCAGCGCTTTGCATGTGCTTTCCCATGGCGGGCAGGTAGCTTTCATGGCTCCCACCGAACTGCTCGCCCGTCAGCATGCGGAAAATGCGGCGCGTCTCCTTGCTCCGGCGGGCGTGCGGCTTGCTTTCCTCACCGGTTCAGTGAAGGGCAAGGAGAGGAAGCTCATCCTGGACAACTTGAAGGCGGGGAACATAGACGTAATCATTGGCACCCACGCGCTTTTTTCAAAGGAAGTGGAATTCCGCCGCTTGAGGTTTGTGATCATAGACGAACAGCACCGTTTCGGCGTCGGTCAGCGGCTTGCCCTGATGGATAAGGCGGCCACGCCTGATGTCCTCCTGATGACCGCCACCCCGATTCCCCGTACCCTTGCGCTCACGGTGTTCGGCGATCTCAATGTATCGACTATCCATACCATGCCTCCGGGAAGACTCCCTGTCATCACACATCTGGTCTCTGACGCCAGCAGGGAAAGGATGTACAAGGCTGTTGGCATTGAGTTCTTCCGCGGCCATCAGGGGTATTTCGTCTATCCCCGCATTGATGATTCAGGGACAAGCGATATTCGCGATGTCACCAACATGTTTGAGTATCTTTCCACCCGTGTTTATCCCGGCATCCCCTCCGCACTGCTGCACAGCCGCATTCCTGAGCAGGAGAAAATGGACATCCTGGAACGTTTCAGGAGAAAGGAGCTGATGTACCTTGTCTCGACCAGTGTGGTGGAAGTGGGCATTGATATCCCCGAAGCTACCTGCATGGTGGTAGAACATGCCGACCATTTCGGACTTTCCGCCCTCCACCAGCTCCGTGGACGCGTAGGTCGCGGGACTCTCCAGTCGTACTGTTTTCTTGTCTATGGGGAGCCTTTGAGCGATGACGCACGCCAGCGTCTGTTGGTCTTGCGGGAATCTACCGACGGTTTCCGTATAGCGGAGCAGGATCTGCTGATCCGTGGTCCGGGGGAGATGACCGGAACCCGTCAGTCAGGATTCCTCCGTCTCCAGTTCGCCGACCTTACCACCGACGTAGAGATAATTGTGGTCGCCCGCAAGGAAGCCGATGCCGTCCTCCAGGCAGATCCGGCGTTCCTCTCCCTGTCACATTCGGTCATCAGGGATGTCCTGATGCACGCCCCTCCTTTCCCTGAAGATGTAATAGATGCTTCGTAGGTGCGTCATTCGCAAACGCATCACCGGGCAGTGTGGTTTTGGACTGTTCTGTTGCACAGGACAGGAGCTTTGCGTATCATGGAGTGATACTGGGAATTAGCGCATCGTGCGCGTCCCATCATCCGCCGGAGGAAAAATACATGCGCATAACAGGAGGACGGTATCGCGGACGAACCATTCTTTGTCCGCCCGGAGTCATCCGTCCTGCAATGGATCGCATGAGGGAATCACTTTTCTCCATCCTTGGATCTCTTGACGGGCATTCCTTCCTGGATCTTTTCTCCGGCAGCGGATGCGTCGGCATTGAAGCCGCCTCACGCGGGGCTGAACCAGTCCATCTGATTGAGATGGACAAGCTGAAGAAAGATGTAATCCTCAAGAACATCTCTTTTGTGGAAAGCCCGATTCGTCTGTTCATGGCCGATGCCTTGCGTTTCATCAGGGCTTCAAAGAACACCTATTCCATAATCTACGCCGACCCTCCTTTCCCCCGGAACGGCAAGGTTAGGCTTGCTCAGGCTGTGGCGGATTCATCCGTCCTTGAGGATGGCGGCCTGTTCATCATTCATTATCCTGCCGAGGAAAACGCCCAGTGGCCGCAAAGCATCGGAAATCTTGTGTTCACCGATGAGAGGGTTTACGGACGCAGCCATCTGAGGTTCTACCGAAAGGATGCCTCACGGCAGGAAGCCATGCAAGAAACATCACAAGAAGCGATAACGGAGAAAATATCCCATGAGTGAAACACTGCGCCCTGACAATGTATTCTCAACAAACTACAAGACCTATACCCACCATGTCGATCCCTTCTTCCATGCCAAGGAAACTTTCCTCTTTGAGGTCCTCCAGGAAGCCGCCGGACGCCACGCCAGCCTAAAGAAACTCAGCATTCCCGACCTGAACCGGGAAAGACGGACATGGATGATTACCCGTACCCGTCTGGAAATTGACCGCTACACTATCTGGCCGGAGGATATCCATGTACAGACGTGGGGACAGGAACCGGTGAAGCTGTTCTTTACCCGCGGTACGAAAGGCTGCCTTGCCGACGGGTCGCCCCTGTTCACCGCCATCTCGTGGTGGGCGGTCATCGACACGCTCAGCGGTCGGCCTGTGCGACCACAGGAAATCAACGACAGGCTTGGCATCCCACCGGTCGATAATGACCATCCACGGATTGATTCTTCATACAATAAGCGTCTCTTTTTCGCCGACCAGGATCTCATTCCTTTGAAGGAGTTCACGCCATCCGTCAGATATGAGGATACGGACAGCAACCATCACGTAAACAACGTGGCCTATGTGAACTGGTTGATGGAGGCTCTGCCCGATGAGTTCCGCAATACGTATAAGATGAGTTGGATCGATGTGTCTTGGCTCAACCAGACGTACCGGCATGACACTGTGCGCATGCTCACCGGAATATTCCCCGGCGAGGGCCTTGACAGTCCCGTTCCCCATCTCTTTCATCAATTGTTGCGGGTGGAGCAGGATGGCTCACAGACTCCGCTGTTCATTGCGGAGACGCGTTGGAAGCACAGGGCAGAACTGGTACCAGCCTATTGTGAACAGAAAACACAGCCGAACATCTCCGAGACAGCCCGCTGAACGCAACCGCCGCTTCATTTTCAATAATGGGGCGGCTTTCTCTCCGGACGGGAAGATCCTTCAATCTCCATCAGGTCGGAGACTTTCCCGCTGAGGAACTTCACTTCTTTCTTCAGAATTTCAAGCTCATCATGGTGACCGCGCACAATGGCATCCAAGG
Encoded proteins:
- a CDS encoding acyl-[acyl-carrier-protein] thioesterase, with the protein product MSETLRPDNVFSTNYKTYTHHVDPFFHAKETFLFEVLQEAAGRHASLKKLSIPDLNRERRTWMITRTRLEIDRYTIWPEDIHVQTWGQEPVKLFFTRGTKGCLADGSPLFTAISWWAVIDTLSGRPVRPQEINDRLGIPPVDNDHPRIDSSYNKRLFFADQDLIPLKEFTPSVRYEDTDSNHHVNNVAYVNWLMEALPDEFRNTYKMSWIDVSWLNQTYRHDTVRMLTGIFPGEGLDSPVPHLFHQLLRVEQDGSQTPLFIAETRWKHRAELVPAYCEQKTQPNISETAR
- a CDS encoding SlyX family protein — protein: MEQDERFTALETKISYLEDTVRTLDAIVRGHHDELEILKKEVKFLSGKVSDLMEIEGSSRPERKPPHY
- the recG gene encoding ATP-dependent DNA helicase RecG, encoding MRTREREKHMFIRQLQEPIASLPGVGKSARLGYDALGIRTQGDVLLLSPRSWEDRSIIVPLGSVARNTGENTVVNTFVQVLSQSWFGGRTRGKRTLKVIVRDISGNGDGRLSLLCFGRDFLEKVLVTGRTFYVYAQAAYHMTELQSSQFEVIPMRDDGSPPAEFGAVLPIYPLSGSLSQRIIRRDVAAVLAARSFDDELPPSLMDAYALLPTDRAIRMWHQPSSLEDVKKARQTLAFTELFYLQLVTRRRAVRTDSSTLKSPGEITGSEKRFISLLPFSLTADQETVLKEIRMDLDSSSPMNRMLQGDVGSGKTLVAWISALHVLSHGGQVAFMAPTELLARQHAENAARLLAPAGVRLAFLTGSVKGKERKLILDNLKAGNIDVIIGTHALFSKEVEFRRLRFVIIDEQHRFGVGQRLALMDKAATPDVLLMTATPIPRTLALTVFGDLNVSTIHTMPPGRLPVITHLVSDASRERMYKAVGIEFFRGHQGYFVYPRIDDSGTSDIRDVTNMFEYLSTRVYPGIPSALLHSRIPEQEKMDILERFRRKELMYLVSTSVVEVGIDIPEATCMVVEHADHFGLSALHQLRGRVGRGTLQSYCFLVYGEPLSDDARQRLLVLRESTDGFRIAEQDLLIRGPGEMTGTRQSGFLRLQFADLTTDVEIIVVARKEADAVLQADPAFLSLSHSVIRDVLMHAPPFPEDVIDAS
- the rsmD gene encoding 16S rRNA (guanine(966)-N(2))-methyltransferase RsmD, producing MRITGGRYRGRTILCPPGVIRPAMDRMRESLFSILGSLDGHSFLDLFSGSGCVGIEAASRGAEPVHLIEMDKLKKDVILKNISFVESPIRLFMADALRFIRASKNTYSIIYADPPFPRNGKVRLAQAVADSSVLEDGGLFIIHYPAEENAQWPQSIGNLVFTDERVYGRSHLRFYRKDASRQEAMQETSQEAITEKISHE